The sequence below is a genomic window from Nostoc flagelliforme CCNUN1.
CGGCGCACGAAGTTAAATATGGGTTTAAGAATCAACGGCGAAGCGACAATATTTTTAATTGCTCTGACAAGCGGTTGCAGCACAGGCGGAATTGCTTCTTGTTCTAGTGAAGGGTCTGGTAAACTCATCATCACCATACCCAGCACCATATCGGGGTGAGTGGCGGCGGCGGCCATCGAAATAAGTGAACCGTTAGAATTGCCTATTAATATCGCTGGTTCCCGGATAAATGTTTTCCAGAAATCGTAAACCTGCTCAACCCAGAGTTCGATGCTGTAATTAGCTGCGGCTTTTTCAGAAGCGCCAAAACCCAGCATATCGATGGCGTAAACTGTATGATGTTCAGCCAAAACTTCTAAATTATGTCGCCAATGACCAATGGAAGCGCCAAAACCATGTAGCAATATCAGGGGTTTTGCCTTGTGGTGATTTTGGCGAGAGCGAATGTAAGTGTAGCGGGTTTGCCAGCCGCGCCATACCCAATCCCTTTGATTACCAACCCGTTCTTGCCAGTGTAGTGTAGTGGTCACAGTCTCCTTTTATTCATCAGCGTGGAAATACTATTATAAAACTTTGATTTTTCATGTTATGGGGAAAAACCAAGCGATACCTAACAAGAACAGCTCCTTCCCGACAAAAGAATGGGAGTAAAGCTCAAAGCCTCTCCCCTCTTATACCAATTCACGAAAATCCTGAAATATATAAATTTCTCGTAAGTAAGGGCATGGCATTGCCATGCCCCTACCAAGGTATTTGTATCATTATTAAAGTGAAAAAGTGAAATGGTATTGTACTGCGGTGTCTACAAAAGCCTTGCAGCACGCATATCTTTATTCATATATCTCGCACTGCGTTTCTATCCCGCCTCGGAATGAATTCCGAGTCTCATAGCTGAAGTCCACTCAAGTGGACTAATACCATTTTTTTGTGAGGCTGCCCCAATCCCTTTTAACTTCTTTGTTTCTTTCTTTGTGTCCTTCTCTTCTCTACGAGAGGCTGCGCCAACGAGGCGCTGCGCGAACGTGTCCTTTGCGGTAGCCTGCGGCAAGCCGCTTCTCTACGAGACGCTTTGCGTAGCTTGCTTCTCCGTAGGAGTACGCGTCTACGTTTATCTTTCTTGTACTTAAATATGGTTTAGCGCATCTTCATACAGAACTGGTATAAACGATCAATTCAGTCCACTTGAGTGGACTTCAGCTATCAGCCTTGAACTTTAGTTCTGGGCGGGATGTCGGTCAGCGTGACAGTTTCCCTGTAACAAAAATATTGTTGCACCACTAAATCTCCAATTTAGAGAATTCAATTCTGATTCCTGATTCCTGACTCCTGAATTCTGTTTTGTTAAAACTCCTTCCGTGACTTCTATATGGCGCTTAAATGCAGTACACATTGACCTCATGTCTCTGCTTTTGGTTGAGCGTTGTACACTTATCAAAGATAGCAATCGCATCCATATCGGTAAATTGATCAGCGCTTTTTGACTAGAAATACTACTAAACTTACTGGATGTAAGGTAATATGTTACATGAGTTTTGCTAGATGTCCTGCATCTATAAGCTTAGTATTCTGGAGATATGATGTTGCTCCATGCGAGCGCAAAAAGGATTGTTAAATAATTGTAATAATATTTAACATGAGTCTAGGTTGTGTAATTTAGATTAACTATTGCAAAGAAATTCTCAGAGACTTAGTAGAATGACAAATACAAGGAGGCAACTATTTTATGGATTAGTTACTCTAGAACTGTAGACTATGTTTTCAGTCCTGAGTTATTTCCGTATTTTGCCTCTGAGGCATACCAATCAAGACCACACCAAATCCTTCATTAAGAGCTCCCACAAATCATAATGCCTGTGATTGAGAAGAAAAGAACTCGCGATCTGCCCCAAATTAACGAACGAATTCGCTACCCCAAAATTCGGGTAATTGATACTGATGGTGCCCAACTGGGAATTATGCTCCCACAGGAAGCACTACAACTAGCAGAAGAGAAAGAGTTAGATTTGGTGCTAATAAGTGACAAAGCTGACCCGCCAGTTTGTCGGATTATGGACTACGGGAAATATAAGTTTGAGCAGGAGAAAAAGGCGCGGGAAGCCCGGAAAAAGCAGCACACGGCTGATGTCAAAGAAGTTAAGATGCGCTACAAAATAGAAGAACACGACTACAACGTGCGTGTTAAGCAAGCAGAGCGCTTTTTGAAAGATGGTGATAAAGTCAAAGCTACTGTGATGTTCCGGGGTCGAGAAATTCAACACAGCGACCTAGCAGAAGATTTGCTTAAACGAATGGCAACCGATTTGGAGCCATTTGGTGAGCTTCAACAAGCGCCTAAAAAAGAAGGGCGAAACATGATGATGCTCATCTCGCCTAAAAAATAATCCTCTAACTCTCTTAATAGACCAACTTTGAAAATCCCCTGACTTTTAGCCAGGGGATTTTTTGATGTTTCATTTCGATGCGATATGCGCCCAAAGTTTTGAAGTTGTTTAAATTTATCTAAAATCGATAGTCCTGAAGGCTGAATGGGAAACATAATACTCAGTTGCTCAGGACTTTTGCTATTTCCACGAGATGAGGGAGATAAGGAAATATTTTCTTCCCCTGCTCCCCTGCCCCCGCTCCCCCATTACGCGGTAATACTACCAGAAAAATAAAACTGCATGGAACTGAAAAATCACTGGTTGGCTGCAAATAAAGTTGCTTTACCACGGCTACGACTACTACAGTGGGTGAATCTCCGACCAGAGGAGAGCGAACGAACTCAACTCATGTTCTTTTTTTACACAACTGTATGTGTAGGATTGCGGTGGGCAGAGGACAGTACCGTGGCGCTGTTTTTGGATGAATATGGAACTCACCTACTGCCGTGGATGTATATTGCTAGTGCCGCTATGAGTGCAGCCCTGGTTTTTTTATACTCATGGCTGCAAAAGATTTTTCCTTTGCGCCGAGTGATTGTAGCGATCGCACCTTGCATGTTGATGCCATTACTATTATTAGTTGTATTACGTTGGGGAGCGCATGTTTCATACCTGGCAGTTATTTCGGCATTTGTGCTGCGGCTGTGGGTAGATGCCCTTTATGTAGTCAATGACCTCAACACTTCCATCGTCGCCAACCAAATATTTAATATTCGGGAGATTAAACGGACTTACCCACTGGTGAGCAGTGGACTTTTAGTAGCAGATGTGATCAGTGGCTTTAGTTTGCCTTGGCTAGTGCAATACACCACGCTGAATAAGATCATCTTCATCGCCTGTATAGTAATTTTATTAGGATCGGGGATTTTATTCTATTTAACTCATCACTATCGAGCGGCTTTTCCTGAAACCCCACAAAGACTAATTCCTGAAGAACAAGCTTCACGACAGCGTTTTATTAAAAGTCCTCTGAAGCGCTATGTTTGGCAGTTGTTTGCTTTTGTCGGTCTGTTGCAAGTCATTGGGTTGTTGATAGATTTTCAATATCTGCGCGAACTCCAATCCAATTTGGGCGACCGAGAACTCGCCAGCTTCTTAGGTCTTTTTGGTGGGACGTTGGGACTGTGTGAGTTGTTGTTGCAGTGGTTTATTTCCAGCCGACTCATCGAACGGATGGGGGTATTTTTCACAGCCACACTTTTACCAATCACCGTAGGCTTTTCACTACCAGGAGTGCTAGTATTATTGCATTTAATTCCAGCCATCCAATCGCAAAGCTTTTTTTGGGGACTGATAATTGTCAAATTCTGCGATGAACTTCTGCGCTACACCTTTGTCATGAGCAGCGGCCCAATTCTGTACCAACCGATTCCAGAGGCAATTCGCAGTCGGATGCAGACTTTATCTGGTGGAACCGCCGAAGCGATCGCTACAGGTTTGACAGGAGTGCTAATTTTTGCAACTATATTGTTTTGTGGGCAGTTTATACCCGTACCGTTGCAAAAGTGGGTGTTAGTAGCAGAAACAATGCTGATAACTGGCACCTGTTTAAAAGTAGTTTGGGAATTGCGATCGCGCTATGTTGAGCTGTTAGTCTTGAGTGTGGCACGGGGCCAATTGAGTGCAACCAATGTAGGCTTACGATTCTTTAAGCAAGGTGTAGTCAAAGCCTTGGGAGAAAAAGGCAGCGAGGCAGATAAACGCTCTTGCATTGAACTTTTAGCCCAAATTGATTCCCTTGGTGCTCCGGAAGTTTTAGCACCTTTGTTAGTCAAGTTAACCCCAGATTTGCAGCGCCAAAGTTTGGAAGTCATGCTGATAGCAGGTGCAAATCCCGCTTATCTATCTGCCATCCGTCCTTTGCTAGAACAACCCCAAGAAACTAACCCCGAAGTTTTCGCCCTAGCACTGCGCTACGTTTGGCTGGCTGAACCAAATCCCAATTTAAGCATCCTAGAAGAATACCTGAACCCCCGGCAAAACTCACTCATCCGCGCCACCGCCGCCGCTTTAGTCTTACGCCAGGGAACGCCCATGCAAAAGGTAGCAGCTACCCAAACCATGCGCCGGATGTTGACTCATAAGAAAGAACGGGAACGGGTAAATGGAGTTAGAGCGCTTAGAGAAGCAGTTTATTTGCAGGCGTTGCGGATTCACATCCCGAATTTGTTACAAGACGAGTCTTTACGGGTGCGCTGTGCCGTATTGGAAATGATTGCAGCAACCCATTTAGAAGAGTACTATTCGGCACTGATAGCAGCACTTTATTATAAATCAACCCGCACTACAGCAATGTCAGCTCTAGTGCGACTAGAGAATGAAGCTATAGAGATGCTGTTGCGGTTAGCTACCAATATTTACAAACCAGAAGTAGTGCGAATGTACGCTTGGCGTACCATTGCTCAAATTGGTACTCAGGAAGCATTGGAGACTTTATGGGAAAACTTGGAGACATCTTGGGGTACAACTAGAGATCATATTCTTCGCAGCTTACTAAAAATACACAAACAACCAGGAATTAAAGGTTTAGTGGATCGATTTTATGAAAGTCGGGTAGAAAATTTAATTGAGCAGGAATTAAAGTTTTTAGGCGAGATTTACGCCGCATATATAGACTTGAACACACTAGACGAAAAAGAAGATCATCAATCCAGTCAAAGAATTGTGATTGTCTCTGAATTACTGCAACGCGCCCTTTTAGAATTGGAGTTGGATGTCAAAGAGCGGCTGCTACTGCTACTGAAACTGCTTTACTCGCCAGAAAAGATGCAGGCAGCAGCATTTAATCTGCGATCGCTCTCAGTGGTAAATTTAGCACGAGGGTTAGAAATCCTAGAGCATACCGTAACTTTGTCTTCAAAGTCTTTATTGCTGAATATTTTAGATAACAGACCACAGCTAGAAAAGTTGCAACATTTGGTAGAAGCTAAGATCGTAGAATATGAGAATATGATAGTTAGCGATCGCCTCCACAGATTGCTGATGTTGGGTAACTTCCTTTCTGATTGGTGCCTAGCTTGCTGTTTTCATTTTGCTCAAGTGACTCGCATCAGACTGACAAGTTCTGAGATTTTAGTGAGTTTGCGTCATCCAACCGGCTTTGTTAGAGAAGCTGCGATCGCATACTTAAATATGGTTTCACATCGCGTTCTCCTGCAAATCCTCCCCCAGTTACAAAAAGATCCACATCCTTTAGTGGCTGCTCAAGTTAAAGAGTTGCTCGAAAAATACCAGGTTAAAAATTACGCCTTATGTGAATTAAAAATGCCCAAGCGATAGCAAGGGTTTCAGGCTGTGGTTTAGCCAAGATATTTAGCTATATTGACGTATTTACGCCTTTCCAGACTCCAACTCACATAAGCCGTAAATTACAATTGAAAAAACTCCACTGGAATAATTTTGTTATTTCCATTCCTGCTAAGGGATTTCAAATTAAAAAATATCCAATCGCTATGGAAGTAGGGGAAGCAGAATCAATAACTAATGCCCCATGCTCAATGACTAATGACTCTTTTGTTAACCTGTAAAGTGAAGTAAAAATTCAAAGAATATCAGGAACAGCCATGTACGTACTCATAGGTGGAGCCGGCTTAGTGGGCTTAAGTTTAGCGCAAAAACTGGTAGAACTGGGGCATACTGTTGCCGTAATTGACATTGACCCTATCGCTTGCCGCTACGCCCGTGAACAAGTGGGAGCAATGGCTTTTGAAGGCAGTGCTGTGAGTACAGAAGTATTGTTAGAAGCTGGGATTCGCAAAGCCGATTCCTTGGCAGCTGTTCTAAGAAGTGATGCCTTAAACTTAGCAATGGTGACTCTTGCTAAACACTACGGTGTTCCCCATGTTTTGAGTCGGATGCGCCACCGAGATTTTGCCGAACCACTGCGTATCGCTGGAGCTAACCACATCAGCAGTACCGTTGAACTAGCGGTTTCAACGATGGTAAATGCCATTGAGTATCCCCAAGTAGAATCAATGATGCATTTTGAGCAGGGACAGATTGAGGTTCTGAAACTTTCCATCCCAAACAATTGCTATGTTGCTGGCCGTAGCGTTGCCGAAATTGCTCAGGATTCCCAATTCCCTAGTGGCTCGCTAATTATTGGCTATCAACCCCATCCCCACGAAGATTTGATGATTCCTAACGGCAGTACAATACTGGAACCTCATTCAACTGTGCTGATTGTGACTAAACCAGGATCTTTACATCAAGTTATTGATTTTATTGAACAAAGATGTTGAGCGCAGTCCCTACCTAAACTCCTTTTTAGGTGGGGTTAGCTACACATGTATAAAAAATTGGTGTAAATAGTTTTGATGAAGCCGTATCCACATATTTATTTAGCGATCGCTGTTATTTTTCTTGCATCTTGTAAATCAACAAATATTCCAACCAAGTCACAACCCGATGCCACTCAAGTAACGCCATCCCAAAAAATCGTGACGCTGGATAATAATTTTAAGATAGCAAGCAGTCAAACTGTTTATGTTCCTGTCTATTCGCATATCTATCATCACAATCGGCAGGAGGTTTTCGAGTTAGCAGCTACCCTCAGTATTCGGAATACAGATTTGACCAATCCAATTATTATTACTTCTGTGCGCTACTATAACTCAGATGGGAAACTAGTTAAGCAGTATTTGGAGCGCCCTATTCAACTTGATGCGCTGGCTTCTAGAGATTTTTTTATAAATAGAAATGATACCAGTGGAGGTTTAGGCGCAAACTTTATTGTAGAGTGGGTAGCCCAAACAGAAATATCCGAACCTATAGTGGAGGCAGTCATGATTGGTACTGACTTTCAACAAGGAATTTCTTTTATTAGTCCCGGTAGAGTAATTAAAAGTCAAAATAACTATAAGCGATCGCCTTTAAAATAGGTATTTTAAAAAGCTGATTTGTGATTTGTAGTTTCTCACAAATGATTTAGGGTGGCTATACCTGTGTTTACCTGTGGTTCTCAGTAGGTCTGACTTTTCACGTTATGTGGAAAAGCGCACGAAAAACCTAACCCCCTAACCCCCTTCCCGATGCGGGAAGGGGGAAAATTCAAAGTCTCTCTCCTTTTAGGAGAGAGATTTTCCAGATGCCGTGAAAAGTCAGCTCAGTAGATAGACATAATTAATCAGTATTAAAGGTTCATTGAGGAAGTTCAAAGGTTCATCGACGAAGCTCAGAGGCTCACTCACGAAGCTCAGAGGTTCACTCACGAGTATCAAAGACTTATTTACGCACCATGTTATGTAGCGGTGCGTGATAGCAAAGCCGTAACACACCCTACTTAAGATTTTCTTTATAAATGGTCTCTAAACCTCCACGCCCGAATGGGCACACCAGGTAATAAAATATCTTTTTCTATCCCCCATACCCCATACTCAACAACCACTTAATCATCTTCTAGTTTCAACAATTGTTCATCAAGAGTTTGTATCCGCCCCCGCACAATTTCTTCAGAGAGAATTCGCTTCCGCATTGCCTCATTGAGCGCTCCTTTTTCTGCCAACAGTAAACGTCGGCGAATGGCTTCAAGTTTACTGCTCTTGCCACTTCTACCTTCCACCTCATCAGGGCGACGATTATATAGTTCCCGCAGTGTCTTTTCTGCACCGGCAATTCGTACCTGATAAGCTGAACGCATCTCTTCATAAACGGCTTTTGGTAATACTCCTGATTTCAACAGGCTATCTAATTCATCTTGTGCCGCTTTACCCGTCATCAACTGGGCTTGCAACTCTTCAACCTGTTGTTGAACTTCAGAAAATTTAGATAATTTTAAGTGTTTTACCACCCAAGGCAAACTTAAACCCTGTCCCACTAACGACACCAGCACACAGCCGAAGACTATAGCTATCAGGACTTCTCGCCGTGGCAGTGTTGTAGGTAAACTCAATGCCAGAGCCATTGAGAGTGAACCTTTGATGTTGCCTAAAAACAGTAAATGTTGCCAGCGCGGCGGAATTGGGCGGTCAATCCAACGAACTACTGCTAGTAGCGGATAAACCGTAAGAACTCGCCCGACTTGAAAAGCCAAAACTGCAAGTAGAATTGCAGGTAAAGTTTTCCAAAGCGTTACCAAGTTTATTTCTACACCAATCAACAGAAAAATAAAGGTGTTGACGGTAAAACTGGCATATTCCCAGAAACTCAACAAGGTGATGCGATTGGAAGCAGAAGTATTGCCAGAAAGCCCTAAATTACCGAAAATTAATCCCGCGATAACTACAGCCACAGCACCTGATACACCGAGAAATTGCCCAACCTGAAAAGTTCCTAATGCAACTGCGACTGTCAGTAACAGACTGCTAAGAGGATCATCTAAACGAGCAAATACAGGTATACATAGGTAGCCCAAGACTAACCCCACAAGGCAGCCTCCTAGAGAGATAAATAGCAGTTGTTGGATTCCCTCTAAAAATGTGAGTGAGCCTGTTGAATATACTTGCAAGACCAGGTTGAAGGAAACTAGGGCAGCAGCATCATTAAATAGAGTTTCTCCTTCAACGATGGTGGAAAGTCGGGAGGGCACTGGTATTTCTTTAAAGACGGCAATCATGGAAACAGTGTCAGTGTTTGCCAGAATTACTCCGACAAATAAGGCAGGTATCCAACTCAGTCCCAGCCCAAATTTCAACAGGACGGCAATAATACCACTGGAAAGCACAGCTCCAGGCCCAGCTAGTAGCGCAATTGGTTTAAATGTGCTGCGTAGGCGGCTAACATCTGTATTAATACCAGCTTCAAAGATGAGAATTGGCAGGAAAAGATTTAAAACAAGAGTTGGATTTAAACCAATTGGACGAGACAATAGCTCAGTGATGGGCAAACCTGCTAATACTAAACCTGTAACATAAGGGATTCGCAACCGCCGGGATAGCAAAGCTACACCTGTAGCAAGGAGCAAGAGAATAATTGAAACTTTGACTAATTCAGTAACATCCACTATTACGTTTTGAAAAGTTAGTTTGACTTGACTGATAGATTCTCTCCTCATTCATGCCAAATTAGCAAGTTCAGCGTGTGGATTCGGAACTGAACGGCCCAGTATCTAGCTACCATTGCTCGGCAACCCCACAAGCAAGCCCAGAGTAGAGGCGATCGCTACATTTTTCAAAGCATATAGATGCAAAAAAAGCCGGGTTTTTTCGCTATCAAGCCTAAAAAACCCGGCTTTCTGTTGTATCTTTAGTTGAAACCAATAACTCCCGGAATATCAAGGACAAAATCTGCCCCATATACGGATGCAGGAGTCTGGAATCCTACCTTAACTTCGCCTTGAATGACCCGTTTGATAACTGCTACAGCCGCTAATGCGGTAAAATCGTATGCTTCCGGCCCTAAGAGCTTTGCAGTTACTTGTTGACCAGTTTCATCCTCGGCAAAACCAATTACTCTAACTTGACCCTTGGCTCGTTCTGCTGCCGTTGGCCCAGTCGGTAGAGTTTTAATTAGACTTGCTAAAGCACTTTGGAATAAAGACGAGTTAAATAACCATCCCAAATACTGGCTCGACTCCATAAGGAAGCGCACAGGATTAGGAAATACGGTATAAACCTCGATGTTGGGGATACCTGTAGTCTGGAATGCAGTGATAATATCTGCACGCCAGGGGTTTGTTACTGCTGTTACCGGCCCATAACCAAAATCTATTCTACGCTTTTTCCATGCTGGTCGAGATGGGATGAGCTTACCTGCTTCTCGAACTACCCCGATGTGATGTAAAGTTGGCAGTACAGTATTTGCGGTTCCTTGAGATACACCCCCTACTGTTTCATAGACTAAAATCAGTCGTGTTGCCATAGTTAACTTATCTTTGAGATAAGCAGCTACACAATCAGTAGGGACAACCCCAAATCCCACACCAGGGAGAAGCATTATCCCTGCACTTTTAGCCTCAGCATCTCGTGCCTCTAGCGCCTGAAATTCAGGTACTTCGCCAGCTATGTCTAAATAGTGAGTTTTAGTTTGTAGACAGGCATCGACAAGTGGCTTTGAAGTTTTGGAGAAAGGGCCAGAGCAGTTGATGACAGCAATTATATCTTCAAGAGAGCGGGCGATCGCCTGCGAATCATCTAAGCCAAAAACCCGAAAGTCCAAACTTAATTCATTGGCTACTGTTGCTAGTAAACTTTGATTACGTCCAGCCAAAATTAATTCCAGTCCGTTATTTTTAGCTGATGTAGCAATTAGTTTTCCAGCATAGCCAGTTGCACCATACAATAACACCCTTGATGTCATTATTATCACCAGCTAGTACCGTAACGCGGAAGTCAAAAGTTAACACCGAGCGAAGTCGAAGTGTCAAAAGTCAAAAGGATTATGGAATAAGCTCTTTAGGAATTTTAAATGGTTGCTCCATTTCCGCCGTGGCGTACTAGGAATTGTTCGCAATCTGCTCCCATAACCTGACATCAGGTGGATCAACCAAAAATCGTCCTGCTTTTTCCCCTAAACCTTTAATATACGGCTGCTCTAGGTGTTGAGCTAAAATGTCCTGGCTGACCCAATTTTCATGTAATAGAAACAAAGATGGATCTTCAACAGATTGATGTAAATCATAATTAATACAACCTTCTTCCTTGAGGGTGAGAGCTATTACGGCTTGAAATTCCTGCTTAAATTCATTCTCCAAACCTGGCTTGACTTTTAGTCGAGCGGTGACAGTTACTTGCTGATTTGACATTGTTATTCCCCTTTTTTAGAAAACTAACTTAAGTATTGATGCTATTAATAATTTGCGAAGGTTTAAGGTAATTGTAAGGTATGGGACGAGTTTGATTTCTGATGTCTATTTGCCGTTCTATTTGATGGAGATTATGTTGGAATTGCACCACAATTTCCTGCGCCAATGGATCAGCAAACTCCTCATCATAAAAACCTAATTTGTCATAATGGAACGATGTCAAAATCTCAGTCCACATTACCTGATCGGCAGCTTGTTTAAAGGGAGGAAGTATTTTCATAATAGTTTCCAAATCCACACCCTTAGTTTCTGGAATTGGGTGGTAGGCTGCATAAGGCATATTGGGCACAAAAGCCATATATTCGTACTGAGAAAAATTCAAAGCAGAGTGGAGAGGAGCGCAAGTGAAGACTACTACACTAATGATTTCAATCAGTTGTTCTAAAGTCTCAATCTTGGCTGGCATTCCCTTGACTCTACCACCATCTTGGGCGACTAATTCCCTAGCCCAATTTTGCAATTCATAGTCATCGCTGAGATCCTGTGAAGTCTTATAATAGAGTTGCAAGTATTCAGCCACAAACTTTTCGATGGCATTCCAGATTAATATTCCATCGTCCCGGAAAGGAAAGTGCGGCAAAATTTCTGGGTCATCTGTTTGACGGCTTTTTATTAACCGAGGGAAGGTAAACTTTTCTACACTCCATTCTTCATAAGTTTTCGCCACAAATCCAACAGATTCTGCTAATGAACCTGCCATAAACTCATCAACCGGTCCACCAGGCTGTAAAAACTGAGTGCGTCCCAAATCGTTATCAAATAGCATGAAACGGAAGTGAGGTTTTAACAGTAAGGCGATGGGATGATTTTCTGCTAATTGCCGCGCAGTTACAATTGCAAACGGAGCCATAACTGCATGGGTATAGGAAAAATGACTACCCAATTCTTGGTGGTTGCCATCAGCAATTTGGACGCAGGTTTTTGCCAAAAACCAATCTAAATGGGGGTCATCTGGTGTATACAGGCTATTTGCGCCAGAGTCATGATTAATCTGGATAGCAACAGGCACTAGAGAACCACCATTAAAACTATCATTACTTTGCCAGTAAAATAGAGCTTGCGGCTTGGGAAGGTACTTTTTAACATTATTATAGACACCACCTTGAATATCAGATAGCAAAGGGTAATCTAAGAAATACAGCTTGCCTTCCTTGAGTGCCTTTTCCAAAGTAAATTCTGCACCTGCAATCTTCTGAAAATGGTAATCAGTTACAGCAAAATTATCAGGT
It includes:
- a CDS encoding alpha/beta fold hydrolase; the protein is MTTTLHWQERVGNQRDWVWRGWQTRYTYIRSRQNHHKAKPLILLHGFGASIGHWRHNLEVLAEHHTVYAIDMLGFGASEKAAANYSIELWVEQVYDFWKTFIREPAILIGNSNGSLISMAAAATHPDMVLGMVMMSLPDPSLEQEAIPPVLQPLVRAIKNIVASPLILKPIFNFVRRPGVLRRWASLAYANPEAITDELIEILAGPPQDRGSARAFSALFKATLGINFSPSVKKVLPTLTIPMLLIWGQKDRFVPPALASQFAQYNEKLEVLNLEDVGHCPHDECPEQVNQAILDWIER
- the infC gene encoding translation initiation factor IF-3; the protein is MPVIEKKRTRDLPQINERIRYPKIRVIDTDGAQLGIMLPQEALQLAEEKELDLVLISDKADPPVCRIMDYGKYKFEQEKKAREARKKQHTADVKEVKMRYKIEEHDYNVRVKQAERFLKDGDKVKATVMFRGREIQHSDLAEDLLKRMATDLEPFGELQQAPKKEGRNMMMLISPKK
- a CDS encoding MFS transporter, whose product is MELKNHWLAANKVALPRLRLLQWVNLRPEESERTQLMFFFYTTVCVGLRWAEDSTVALFLDEYGTHLLPWMYIASAAMSAALVFLYSWLQKIFPLRRVIVAIAPCMLMPLLLLVVLRWGAHVSYLAVISAFVLRLWVDALYVVNDLNTSIVANQIFNIREIKRTYPLVSSGLLVADVISGFSLPWLVQYTTLNKIIFIACIVILLGSGILFYLTHHYRAAFPETPQRLIPEEQASRQRFIKSPLKRYVWQLFAFVGLLQVIGLLIDFQYLRELQSNLGDRELASFLGLFGGTLGLCELLLQWFISSRLIERMGVFFTATLLPITVGFSLPGVLVLLHLIPAIQSQSFFWGLIIVKFCDELLRYTFVMSSGPILYQPIPEAIRSRMQTLSGGTAEAIATGLTGVLIFATILFCGQFIPVPLQKWVLVAETMLITGTCLKVVWELRSRYVELLVLSVARGQLSATNVGLRFFKQGVVKALGEKGSEADKRSCIELLAQIDSLGAPEVLAPLLVKLTPDLQRQSLEVMLIAGANPAYLSAIRPLLEQPQETNPEVFALALRYVWLAEPNPNLSILEEYLNPRQNSLIRATAAALVLRQGTPMQKVAATQTMRRMLTHKKERERVNGVRALREAVYLQALRIHIPNLLQDESLRVRCAVLEMIAATHLEEYYSALIAALYYKSTRTTAMSALVRLENEAIEMLLRLATNIYKPEVVRMYAWRTIAQIGTQEALETLWENLETSWGTTRDHILRSLLKIHKQPGIKGLVDRFYESRVENLIEQELKFLGEIYAAYIDLNTLDEKEDHQSSQRIVIVSELLQRALLELELDVKERLLLLLKLLYSPEKMQAAAFNLRSLSVVNLARGLEILEHTVTLSSKSLLLNILDNRPQLEKLQHLVEAKIVEYENMIVSDRLHRLLMLGNFLSDWCLACCFHFAQVTRIRLTSSEILVSLRHPTGFVREAAIAYLNMVSHRVLLQILPQLQKDPHPLVAAQVKELLEKYQVKNYALCELKMPKR
- a CDS encoding potassium channel family protein; this encodes MYVLIGGAGLVGLSLAQKLVELGHTVAVIDIDPIACRYAREQVGAMAFEGSAVSTEVLLEAGIRKADSLAAVLRSDALNLAMVTLAKHYGVPHVLSRMRHRDFAEPLRIAGANHISSTVELAVSTMVNAIEYPQVESMMHFEQGQIEVLKLSIPNNCYVAGRSVAEIAQDSQFPSGSLIIGYQPHPHEDLMIPNGSTILEPHSTVLIVTKPGSLHQVIDFIEQRC
- a CDS encoding DUF3124 domain-containing protein is translated as MKPYPHIYLAIAVIFLASCKSTNIPTKSQPDATQVTPSQKIVTLDNNFKIASSQTVYVPVYSHIYHHNRQEVFELAATLSIRNTDLTNPIIITSVRYYNSDGKLVKQYLERPIQLDALASRDFFINRNDTSGGLGANFIVEWVAQTEISEPIVEAVMIGTDFQQGISFISPGRVIKSQNNYKRSPLK
- a CDS encoding cation:proton antiporter, which codes for MDVTELVKVSIILLLLATGVALLSRRLRIPYVTGLVLAGLPITELLSRPIGLNPTLVLNLFLPILIFEAGINTDVSRLRSTFKPIALLAGPGAVLSSGIIAVLLKFGLGLSWIPALFVGVILANTDTVSMIAVFKEIPVPSRLSTIVEGETLFNDAAALVSFNLVLQVYSTGSLTFLEGIQQLLFISLGGCLVGLVLGYLCIPVFARLDDPLSSLLLTVAVALGTFQVGQFLGVSGAVAVVIAGLIFGNLGLSGNTSASNRITLLSFWEYASFTVNTFIFLLIGVEINLVTLWKTLPAILLAVLAFQVGRVLTVYPLLAVVRWIDRPIPPRWQHLLFLGNIKGSLSMALALSLPTTLPRREVLIAIVFGCVLVSLVGQGLSLPWVVKHLKLSKFSEVQQQVEELQAQLMTGKAAQDELDSLLKSGVLPKAVYEEMRSAYQVRIAGAEKTLRELYNRRPDEVEGRSGKSSKLEAIRRRLLLAEKGALNEAMRKRILSEEIVRGRIQTLDEQLLKLEDD
- a CDS encoding saccharopine dehydrogenase family protein; amino-acid sequence: MTSRVLLYGATGYAGKLIATSAKNNGLELILAGRNQSLLATVANELSLDFRVFGLDDSQAIARSLEDIIAVINCSGPFSKTSKPLVDACLQTKTHYLDIAGEVPEFQALEARDAEAKSAGIMLLPGVGFGVVPTDCVAAYLKDKLTMATRLILVYETVGGVSQGTANTVLPTLHHIGVVREAGKLIPSRPAWKKRRIDFGYGPVTAVTNPWRADIITAFQTTGIPNIEVYTVFPNPVRFLMESSQYLGWLFNSSLFQSALASLIKTLPTGPTAAERAKGQVRVIGFAEDETGQQVTAKLLGPEAYDFTALAAVAVIKRVIQGEVKVGFQTPASVYGADFVLDIPGVIGFN
- a CDS encoding putative quinol monooxygenase is translated as MSNQQVTVTARLKVKPGLENEFKQEFQAVIALTLKEEGCINYDLHQSVEDPSLFLLHENWVSQDILAQHLEQPYIKGLGEKAGRFLVDPPDVRLWEQIANNS